The genomic DNA CCGCGACGGCGCGCGGTGATTCCGTTGACAGTATTCGCGGCGCTGCGGTAGAGTTCGCCGGACCTATCCGTCTCATTCCACGCGTCTCGGAGGGACCCGACTCCATGGCGAAGCCAGAGAGCTCTCAGCCAGCCAGCGGCCGCCGATACCAGCCGTTCGTTCCCACGTCGATGGAGATGCCCGAGTTCACGCTGAGGGCGGTGCTCCTCGGGATCGCTATGACGCTCATCCTGGGGGCCGCCAACGCCTATCTTGGGCTGCGCGCCGGGATCACGATCGCCGCGACTTACCCCGCGGCGGTCATGAGCATGGCGATCCTCGGGCGGCTCGGGCGCGGGTCGATCCTGGAGGAGAACATCGCGCGGACCGCGGGGTCGATCGGCGAGTCGGTGGCGGCGGGGGCGATCTTCACGCTGCCGGCCTTCGTCCTCGCCGGCGTCTGGCCCTCCTTCAGCGCCAAGGACGCTTACTGGAAGTCGACCGCCCTCATGCTGGTCGGAGGAATCCTCGGCGTCCTGTTCGTGTCGCTGGTGCGCCGCGTGATGGTGGAGGATCCGGACCTGCCGTTCCCGGAGTCGGTCGCCGCCGGCGAGATCCATAAGGCCGGGCAGCGTGGCGGGCAGGCCGCGAAGTACCTCTTCTACAACATGGGATTCGGCGCTTTGATCTTCTTCCTCGGCGCCGTTCGGCTGTTCGCGGCGGGGAAGGAGGTCTTCCTGAAGATCGGCAGGCTCGGGACGAGCACGCTGCGGCTCGGCCCCGCCGCCTCCAAGGACGTCCTGGCCACCGGGGGGGTGACCAAGTTTTCGGCGCCGAGCATCAGCCCCGCTTACGTCGGCGTCGGCTACATCATCGGACCGACTCTGGCGGCGCTCAACTTCTCGGGCGGCGTCCTCGCCTGGGGACTCCTGATTCCGCTGCTGCTCTACTTCCTCGGACCCCAGATCCAGACTTTCCTGCCGCCCGGGGCGGAGATGGAGGCCTGGGACGGACCGGCGACGGCCGTCTGGCGCTACATCGTCCGGCCGATCGCGGTGGGCGGGATGCTGGTCGGGGCGGCCAACACGATGTATCGAATGCGCAAGAACCTGTTCGGCGGACTGGCCCGCGCCTTCGGGGAGCTGCGCGGCGGGGCGCAGGAGCCCGCCGCGGTGGCCCGGACGGAGCGTTACATGAGCTCGAAGACGGTCTTCTCGCTCATCGGGGTGACCTTCATCCTGATGGTGGGACTGTACATCTATCTCTCGGGATTGGTCGGAGGGGGGATCGTCGCCGCCATCGTGATGATCGTCGCCGCCTTCTTCTTCGCCACCGTCTCGGGGTACCTGGTGGGGATGATCGGCTCGACCAACAACCCGATCTCCGGCC from Candidatus Polarisedimenticolia bacterium includes the following:
- a CDS encoding oligopeptide transporter, OPT family, coding for MAKPESSQPASGRRYQPFVPTSMEMPEFTLRAVLLGIAMTLILGAANAYLGLRAGITIAATYPAAVMSMAILGRLGRGSILEENIARTAGSIGESVAAGAIFTLPAFVLAGVWPSFSAKDAYWKSTALMLVGGILGVLFVSLVRRVMVEDPDLPFPESVAAGEIHKAGQRGGQAAKYLFYNMGFGALIFFLGAVRLFAAGKEVFLKIGRLGTSTLRLGPAASKDVLATGGVTKFSAPSISPAYVGVGYIIGPTLAALNFSGGVLAWGLLIPLLLYFLGPQIQTFLPPGAEMEAWDGPATAVWRYIVRPIAVGGMLVGAANTMYRMRKNLFGGLARAFGELRGGAQEPAAVARTERYMSSKTVFSLIGVTFILMVGLYIYLSGLVGGGIVAAIVMIVAAFFFATVSGYLVGMIGSTNNPISGLTLSTLIIAALLMTSMGVAGASGVVAVLGVAAVVCVSSAVAGELLQDFKVGYILGGTPRTIQIVELIAVACASLVMFFPVMILHYGNISAGGIGFGDPALPAPQAGLMASLAQGIVQGQMAWPLVVVGILMGIVMIMLQVRSPMLVAVGMYLPLDTTFAIFVGGVIRWITDSLATRRGYNSAQRIRVENVGILIASGLIAGEALVGLVTAGYAFFMKKPLPGFFENPSYLVGLGVLAVMGWTMIGIPLRNAGSPDEPAPPAAMM